One stretch of Cohaesibacter intestini DNA includes these proteins:
- the rhaS gene encoding rhamnose ABC transporter substrate-binding protein, giving the protein MKFIKAILSAAVIAAVCIAAPAQAAPKRIALVVKALGNGFFEAAARGAEEAAKELGDVEIIYTGPTDTTAEGQIEVINSLIAQRVDAIAISANDAEALVPALKKAMNRGITVISWDSGVAPEGRQVHLNPSSNALIGNMIIKLAADHLPDGGEVAVLSATATATNQNIWIEEMNKVMGNYPGIKVVATVYGDDLADKSYREAQGLMQTYPDLDAIIAPTSIGIVAAAQAVVDAGKVGKVNVTGLGLPSEMAGAIESGASKSFAIWNPIDLGYSATMIAHALANGDATAEPGAKIPMGRMGTLTLDDDRAGAMSDPFVYDSSNIDAFKSIF; this is encoded by the coding sequence ATGAAATTCATTAAGGCAATTCTGTCAGCTGCGGTCATTGCCGCAGTCTGCATCGCAGCCCCCGCTCAGGCCGCACCAAAGCGCATCGCTCTGGTGGTCAAGGCTCTGGGCAACGGATTCTTCGAAGCCGCAGCCCGCGGCGCAGAGGAAGCCGCAAAAGAGCTGGGCGATGTAGAAATCATCTATACTGGGCCAACCGACACCACCGCTGAAGGGCAGATCGAAGTCATCAACTCGCTGATTGCCCAGCGCGTCGACGCCATCGCCATCTCCGCCAATGACGCCGAAGCCCTTGTCCCGGCACTCAAGAAAGCCATGAACCGGGGTATCACCGTCATTTCATGGGATTCCGGCGTGGCTCCGGAAGGCCGTCAGGTGCATCTCAACCCCTCGTCCAACGCCCTCATCGGCAACATGATCATCAAACTCGCAGCCGATCATCTGCCGGACGGCGGTGAAGTGGCTGTTCTCTCGGCAACCGCGACCGCCACGAACCAGAATATCTGGATCGAGGAAATGAACAAGGTGATGGGCAACTATCCCGGCATCAAGGTTGTCGCAACCGTCTATGGGGATGATCTGGCGGATAAATCCTACCGCGAAGCACAGGGCCTGATGCAGACCTATCCTGATCTGGATGCGATCATCGCCCCGACCTCCATCGGCATCGTTGCTGCTGCGCAGGCGGTTGTCGATGCAGGCAAGGTTGGCAAAGTCAACGTCACCGGCCTTGGCCTGCCGTCCGAGATGGCCGGTGCCATCGAGTCCGGAGCCTCCAAGTCCTTTGCGATCTGGAACCCCATCGATCTGGGCTATTCGGCAACCATGATCGCTCATGCCCTCGCCAATGGTGACGCAACCGCAGAACCCGGTGCAAAAATCCCGATGGGCCGCATGGGAACCCTGACGCTGGATGACGACCGTGCGGGCGCAATGTCTGACCCGTTTGTCTATGACAGCTCCAACATCGACGCCTTCAAGTCGATCTTCTGA
- a CDS encoding sugar ABC transporter ATP-binding protein: MQTQTDSASGVSVDASQDAAPLLTLEGITKSFPGVKALSDIALSLYPGKVTALVGENGAGKSTVVKILTGIYQPDEGTITVDGQARHFPTAQDAADAGITAIHQETVLFDELSVAENIFLGHAPRGRFGLIDWSEINRRSSAILAEIGADLDPSTKLKDLGIANKHLVAIARALSIDARVVIMDEPTAALSHKEIQELYELVEQLKKQGKAILFISHKFDEIFRIADNYTVFRDGQFVGAGAMTDVTNDDLVKLMVGREIAHIFPERTSKIGNEVLKVVGYEHPTEFADIRFELHQGEILGFYGLVGAGRSEFMQSLFGITRPSKGAIRIDGDVAVIRSPAAAIKHGIVYVPEDRGKQGAITALPIFQNVTLPSLGRTSRGSFLQLAEEFKLARDYCERLDLRAASLDTNVGNLSGGNQQKVVIAKWLATQPKVIILDEPTKGIDIGSKAAVHEFTAELAAQGLAVIMISSEIPEVLGMSDRVIIMREGRIVAEVSGDDMNPETLVRHAAGIKDH, translated from the coding sequence ATGCAGACACAGACTGACAGCGCCTCCGGGGTCTCGGTCGACGCGTCGCAGGACGCCGCGCCGCTTCTCACGCTCGAGGGCATCACCAAGAGTTTTCCGGGCGTGAAAGCGCTCTCGGACATTGCACTCTCCCTCTATCCCGGCAAGGTCACCGCTCTGGTGGGAGAGAATGGAGCAGGCAAATCCACGGTCGTCAAAATCCTGACGGGCATCTATCAGCCTGACGAAGGCACCATCACGGTCGATGGCCAAGCCCGGCACTTTCCCACGGCACAGGACGCTGCCGATGCAGGCATCACCGCCATTCATCAGGAAACCGTTCTGTTTGACGAGCTGTCCGTTGCCGAGAATATCTTTCTTGGCCATGCCCCCAGAGGCCGGTTCGGCCTGATCGACTGGTCCGAGATCAATCGGCGTTCCAGCGCGATCCTTGCGGAAATCGGCGCAGACCTCGACCCCTCAACCAAGCTGAAGGATCTGGGCATCGCCAACAAGCATCTGGTCGCCATCGCCCGCGCTTTGTCTATCGATGCCCGCGTGGTGATCATGGATGAACCAACCGCGGCCCTCAGCCACAAGGAAATTCAGGAGCTTTACGAACTCGTCGAGCAGCTCAAGAAACAGGGCAAGGCGATCCTCTTTATCTCGCACAAATTCGACGAAATCTTTCGCATCGCCGACAATTATACCGTCTTTCGCGATGGTCAGTTCGTTGGTGCCGGCGCGATGACCGATGTGACCAATGACGATCTTGTCAAGCTGATGGTCGGGCGCGAGATCGCCCATATCTTCCCAGAACGAACCAGCAAAATCGGCAACGAAGTCCTCAAGGTGGTCGGCTACGAGCATCCGACCGAGTTTGCCGACATCCGTTTCGAGTTGCATCAGGGGGAAATTCTGGGTTTCTATGGCCTTGTCGGCGCAGGCCGGTCGGAATTCATGCAATCCCTGTTCGGCATCACTCGCCCGTCCAAGGGGGCAATCCGCATTGACGGCGACGTCGCGGTCATTCGCTCCCCCGCCGCCGCCATCAAGCACGGCATCGTCTATGTGCCCGAAGACCGTGGCAAGCAGGGAGCAATCACTGCCCTGCCGATCTTCCAGAATGTCACTCTGCCCTCGCTCGGCCGGACCTCGCGCGGCAGCTTTTTGCAGCTGGCCGAAGAGTTCAAGCTGGCACGCGATTATTGCGAGCGTCTCGATTTGCGGGCGGCCTCGCTCGATACCAATGTCGGCAACCTGTCGGGCGGCAATCAACAGAAGGTGGTGATCGCAAAATGGCTGGCAACCCAGCCCAAAGTCATCATTCTGGATGAACCGACCAAGGGCATCGACATTGGATCGAAAGCCGCCGTGCACGAATTCACCGCCGAGCTGGCGGCTCAGGGACTGGCGGTCATCATGATCAGCTCCGAAATCCCGGAAGTTCTGGGCATGTCGGATCGTGTCATCATCATGCGTGAAGGCCGTATCGTTGCCGAAGTCAGCGGTGACGACATGAATCCTGAAACGCTCGTGCGTCATGCAGCAGGGATCAAGGATCACTAA